A genome region from Actinomycetes bacterium includes the following:
- the acs gene encoding acetate--CoA ligase produces the protein MADTNPAIENLYSEGRTFPPPDEFTSRAVVQDRSLYERAEEDFEGFWAEQARNLRWTREWDTVLEWDLPFAKWFVGGRLNVSDNCLDRHVEAGGGDKVAYHWEGEPGDTRTITYAELRDQVAQFANALKELGVEKGDRVNIYMGMVPELAVAMLACARLGAPHSVVFGGFSASSLRDRINDAEAKVLITQDEGWRAGKVVPLKRNSDDAVEETPSVEHVVVLRRTGNDVPMTEGRDVWWHDLVEGRSTDCPPEPMDSEDLLYLLYTSGTTAKPKGIMHTTGGYLTGVSATHRLIFDLHDDDVYWCAADVGWVTGHSYIVYGPLANHATSVLYEGAPNFPEKDRWWEVIEKYKVNILYTAPTAIRTFMKWGTDWPEKHDLSSLRLLGSVGEPINPEAWVWYHTNVGGGSCPVVDTWWQTETGMIMITPLPGITECKPGSATFPFPGVSADVVDDDGKSVGIPGGGYLVLRKPWPAMLRGIYGDPERYKETYWSRFEGLYFAGDGAKRDEDGYFWLLGRVDDVMNISGHRISTTEVESALVDHQDVAEAAVVGKVDETTGQQIVAFVTLKGNLEAADGTTDVLREHVAKRIGKLARPTTIIFTPDLPKTRSGKIMRRLLKDVAEERELGDVTTLADPAIVEEIREKAAARPGGEE, from the coding sequence ATGGCGGACACCAACCCAGCGATCGAGAACCTCTACTCCGAGGGTCGCACGTTCCCGCCGCCGGACGAGTTCACGTCCAGGGCCGTGGTGCAGGACCGTTCGCTGTACGAGCGGGCCGAGGAGGACTTCGAGGGGTTCTGGGCGGAGCAGGCCAGGAACCTCCGCTGGACGAGGGAGTGGGACACCGTCCTCGAGTGGGACCTGCCGTTCGCGAAGTGGTTCGTCGGCGGGCGGCTCAACGTCTCCGACAACTGCCTGGACCGGCACGTCGAGGCGGGCGGGGGCGACAAGGTCGCCTACCACTGGGAGGGGGAGCCGGGCGACACCCGCACGATCACCTACGCCGAGCTGCGGGACCAGGTCGCGCAGTTCGCCAACGCCCTCAAGGAGCTGGGCGTGGAAAAGGGCGACCGGGTCAACATCTACATGGGGATGGTGCCGGAGCTGGCGGTGGCGATGCTCGCCTGCGCGCGGCTCGGGGCACCCCACTCGGTGGTGTTCGGCGGGTTCTCCGCCAGCTCGCTCCGGGACCGGATCAACGACGCCGAAGCCAAGGTGCTGATCACCCAGGACGAGGGCTGGCGGGCTGGCAAGGTGGTGCCGCTGAAGCGGAACTCGGACGACGCCGTCGAGGAGACGCCGTCGGTCGAGCACGTGGTCGTGCTGCGCCGGACGGGGAACGACGTCCCCATGACCGAGGGCCGGGACGTGTGGTGGCACGACCTCGTCGAGGGCAGGTCAACGGACTGCCCGCCGGAGCCCATGGACTCCGAGGACCTGCTGTACCTGCTGTACACGTCGGGCACCACGGCCAAGCCGAAGGGGATCATGCATACCACGGGCGGGTATCTCACCGGGGTGTCCGCCACCCACCGGCTGATCTTCGACCTGCACGACGACGACGTGTACTGGTGCGCCGCGGACGTCGGCTGGGTGACCGGGCACTCCTACATCGTGTACGGGCCCTTGGCCAACCACGCCACCAGCGTCCTGTACGAGGGGGCACCGAACTTCCCTGAGAAGGACCGCTGGTGGGAGGTCATCGAGAAGTACAAGGTCAACATCTTGTACACGGCGCCGACGGCGATCCGGACGTTCATGAAGTGGGGCACGGACTGGCCGGAGAAGCATGACCTGTCCAGCCTGCGCCTGCTCGGGAGCGTCGGCGAGCCGATCAACCCAGAGGCCTGGGTCTGGTACCACACCAACGTCGGCGGGGGGAGCTGCCCGGTGGTGGACACGTGGTGGCAGACGGAGACGGGCATGATCATGATCACGCCGCTGCCCGGGATCACCGAGTGCAAGCCGGGCTCGGCGACGTTCCCGTTCCCCGGCGTGTCCGCGGACGTGGTCGACGACGACGGCAAGTCGGTGGGCATCCCCGGCGGGGGGTACCTGGTGCTGCGCAAGCCCTGGCCGGCGATGCTGCGGGGCATCTACGGCGACCCGGAGCGGTACAAGGAGACCTACTGGAGCCGCTTCGAGGGCCTGTACTTCGCGGGCGACGGGGCCAAGCGGGACGAGGACGGCTACTTCTGGCTGCTCGGCCGGGTCGACGACGTGATGAACATCTCTGGGCACCGGATCTCGACCACGGAGGTCGAGTCGGCGCTGGTCGACCACCAGGACGTGGCCGAGGCGGCGGTGGTCGGCAAGGTCGACGAGACCACCGGCCAGCAGATCGTCGCCTTCGTGACCTTGAAGGGGAACCTGGAGGCGGCCGACGGCACCACGGATGTGCTGCGCGAGCACGTTGCCAAGCGGATCGGGAAGCTGGCCCGGCCGACCACGATCATCTTCACCCCGGACCTGCCCAAGACCCGGTCGGGCAAGATCATGCGCCGGCTGCTGAAGGACGTCGCCGAGGAGCGGGAGCTCGGCGACGTGACCACCCTGGCCGACCCGGCGATCGTCGAGGAGATCCGGGAGAAGGCGGCGGCCCGCCCGGGGGGCGAGGAGTAA